A section of the Falco peregrinus isolate bFalPer1 chromosome 3, bFalPer1.pri, whole genome shotgun sequence genome encodes:
- the SFPQ gene encoding splicing factor, proline- and glutamine-rich yields MSRDRFRSRGGGGGGFHRRGGGGGRGGPNHDFRSPPPGMGMGQNRGPMGGGPQGPGGPPGGGPKPEPPKPPASTSAPPSSSSSAAATTAGPAGSQAGPGAPPPSALPAGQPPQQQTPVSAPSSAPSGPGGQPQPKPSPSPTPAGGPKKGQGQSPGGGPKGPGGPQQGPGGPHKGGPGHRGGPGGEPRGRGQQHQGQQSLSSQQGSAGGGGEKLSDEGFKANLSLLRRPGEKTYTQRCRLFVGNLPADITDEDFKRLFAKYGEPGEVFINKGKGFGFIKLESRALAEIAKAELDDTPMRGRQLRVRFATHAAALSVRNLSPYVSNELLEEAFSQFGPVERAVVIVDDRGRSTGKGIVEFASKPAARKAFERCTEGVFLLTTTPRPVIVEPLEQLDDEDGLPEKLAQKNPMYQKERETPPRFAQPGSFEFEYSQRWKSLDEMEKQQREQVAKNMKDAKDKLESEMEDAYHEHQANLLRQDLMRRQEELRRMEELHNQEMQKRKEIQLRQEEERRRREEEMMIRQREMEEQMRRQREENYSRMGYMDPRERDMRMGGATTMNMGDPYASAAQKFPPLGGGGGIGYEANPGVGQAAMSGSMMGSDMVKMKAE; encoded by the exons ATGTCGCGGGATCGGTTCCGTAGCCGTGGCGGCGGTGGAGGCGGCTTCCACCGGCGTGGCGGCGGCGGTGGCCGCGGCGGCCCCAACCACGATTTCCGCTCTCCGCCGCCCGGCATGGGCATGGGCCAGAACCGCGGCCCCATGGGGGGCGGCCCGCAGGGCCCGGGCGGCCCGCCGGGCGGGGGCCCGAAGCCCGAGCCTCCGAAGCCGCCCGCGTCGACCTCCGCTCCTCCTTCTTCGTCGTCCTCAGCCGCCGCCACCACGGCGGGGCCCGCTGGCAGCCAGGCGGGCCCGGGAGCGCCTCCGCCGTCCGCGCTGCCCgcggggcagccgccgcagcagCAGACCCCGGTGTCGGCGCCCTCGTCGGCTCCCTCCGGCCCGGGGGGGCAGCCGCAGCCCAAGccgagccccagccccaccccgGCCGGCGGCCCTAAGAAAGGACAAGGACAGTCGCCCGGCGGCGGGCCTAAGGGGCCGGGCGGCCCCCAGCAGGGGCCCGGCGGGCCGCACAAGGGCGGGCCGGGGCaccgcggcgggccgggcggtGAGCCGCGCGGCCGcgggcagcagcaccagggacaGCAGAGCCTCTCCTCGCAGCAGGGCtcggccggcggcggcggcgagaAGCTCTCGGACGAG GGATTTAAAGCAAACCTCTCTCTGCTGAGGCGACCCGGGGAGAAGACCTATACGCAGCGTTGCCGATTATTCGTTGGTAATTTGCCCGCTGATATAACAGACgaagattttaaaagactgtTCGCCAAATACGGGGAGCCAGGAGAGGTTTTTATCAATAAGGGGAAAGGCTTTGGATTCATTAAATTG GAATCTAGAGCTCTTGCAGAAATTGCGAAGGCAGAACTGGATGATACCCCCATGAGGGGTCGACAGCTTCGTGTTCGGTTTGCTAcacatgctgctgctctttcagTGCGTAATCTTTCGCCCTATGTGTCCAACGAGTTGCTGGAGGAAGCTTTTTCCCAGTTTGGTCCAGTAGAAAGAGCTGTTGTGATTGTAGATGATCGAGGTAGATCAACAGGAAAAGGCATTGTTGAATTTGCATCAAAGCCAGctgcaagaaaagcatttgaacGGTGTACTGAAGGAGTGTTTTTGTTGACAAC caCTCCTAGGCCAGTTATTGTGGAACCATTGGAGCAACTGGATGATGAAGATGGTCTTCCAGAAAAGCTCGCTCAGAAGAATCCGATGTATCAAAA ggaaagggaGACTCCTCCCCGTTTTGCTCAGCCTGGCAGTTTTGAATTTGAATATTCCCAGAGGTGGAAATCTTTagatgaaatggaaaaacagcagagagagCAAGTAGCAAAAAACATGAAAGATGCCAAGGACAAACTTGAAAGTGAGATGGAAGATGCTTATCACGAGCATCAGGCAAACCTCTTGCGGCAAG ACCTTATGAGGCGTCAGGAAGAATTGAGACGTATGGAAGAACTCCATAATCAAGAAATGCAGAAACGCAAGGAAATTCAGCTGAG gcaggaggaggagcgTCGCAGGCGGGAAGAGGAAATGATGATACGTCAGCGGGAGATGGAAGAACAAATGAGGAGACAGAGGGAAGAGAATTATAGTAGAATGGGTTACATGGATCCA agggagagagacatGAGAATGGGTGGTGCCACCACAATGAACATGGGAg ATCCTTATGCTTCTGCAGCCCAGAAATTTCCACCTCTCGGAGGTGGTGGCGGCATAGGTTATGAAGCTAATCCAGGAGTTGGCCAAGCAGCCATGAGTGGTTCTATGATGGGAAGTGACATG GTGAAGATGAAAGCTGAGTGA
- the TMEM35B gene encoding transmembrane protein 35B yields the protein MAAAFRALRVLLGLFFLLAGAGKLSALLSADLHRYMQSQFVRYAEVFPLKELGLTPEPGWYLEVVGWVEAVAGLLLAFGPQLLQEISNFILSVIMIGAIYTLLVLREPLAMCAPATLCLGLLLLLNIRGHAAPAKPKFE from the exons ATGGCGGCGGCGTTCCGAGCGCTGCGCGTCCTGCTGGGGCTGTTCTTCCTGCTGGCGGGCGCCGGGAAGCTCTCGGCCCTGCTCTCGGCCGACCTGCACCGCTACATG CAGTCGCAGTTCGTGCGGTACGCCGAGGTGTTCCCCCTGAAGGAGCTGGGGCTCACGCCGGAGCCGGGCTGGTACCTGgaggtggtgggctgggtggagGCGGTGGCCGGGCTGCTGCTGGCGTTCGggccccagctcctgcaggagatCAGCAACTTCATCCTCAGCGTCATCATGATCG GTGCCATCTACACACTGCTGGTGCTGCGGGAGCCCCTGGCCATGTGTGCCCCCGCCACCCTCTGCCTCggtctcctcctgctgctcaaCATCCGCGGGCACGCGGCCCCCGCCAAGCCCAAGTTCGAGTGA
- the LOC101913143 gene encoding platelet-activating factor receptor-like produces the protein MNGSASGPLLAEHPGECMPSDPLQFVLVPAVYCLVLCVGLPGNLVALLVFLQSGKVRKAIRIYLINLTLADILFNLTLPLWIPYYLAGGDWLLSEAACRLAGAAYYLATYSAITFMALISFNRYCAVRAARRELPLTGRRGAALACALAWLLGLGCAVPTLATQQTFPTRAGTTACFEQHGRQRVYAYAMVGFFTAAFLVVLGTYASIARALSVPTAASPGFHRQQARAMVLGMLLVFVVCVAPYHLTLAPWVGSQPPVPLCRPPATLDMLHTLSVALLSLNSCLDPLIYCFSIRRFRADLGRTLRKIGRCVPLSPPAPAVPVPSARASSFASS, from the coding sequence ATGAACGGCTCGGCGTCGGGGCCGCTGCTGGCTGAGCACCCCGGCGAGTGCATGCCCAGCGACCCGCTGCAGTTCGTGCTGGTTCCTGCTGTCTACTGCCTGGTGCTGTGCGTGGGGCTGCCGGGCAACCTGGTGGCCTTGCTGGTCTTCCTGCAGAGCGGCAAGGTGAGGAAGGCCATCCGCATCTACCTCATCAACCTCACGCTGGCCGACATCCTCTTCAACCTCACCCTGCCCCTCTGGATCCCCTACTACCTGGCCGGGGGGGACTGGCTGCTGTCAGAGGCTGCCTGCCGCCTGGCCGGGGCCGCCTACTACCTGGCGACCTACAGTGCCATCACCTTCATGGCGCTCATCAGCTTCAACCGGTACTGCGCGGTGCGGGCGGCACGGCGGGAGCTGCCGCTGACGGGGCGCCGGGGGGCTGCGCTGGCCTGtgccctggcctggctgctggggctgggctgcgcCGTGCCCACCTTGGCCACCCAGCAGACCTTCCCCACCCGCGCCGGGACCACCGCCTGCTTTGAGCAGCATGGCCGGCAGCGGGTGTACGCCTACGCCATGGTGGGCTTCTTCACTGCTGCCttcctggtggtgctgggcacctATGCCTCCATCGCCCGGGCGCTCTCGGTGCCCACCGCCGCCTCACCGGGCTTCCACCGGCAGCAGGCGCGCGCCATGGTGCTGGGGATGCTTCTGGTCTTCGTGGTCTGCGTGGCCCCCTACCACCTCACGCTGGCCCCCTGGGTGGGCAGCCAGCCCCCCGTGCCACTCTGCAGGCCCCCTGCCACCCTGGACATGCTGCACACACTGAGTGTGGCCCTGCTCAGCCTCAACAGCTGCCTCGACCCCCTCATCTACTGCTTCTCCATCCGGCGCTTCCGTGCTGACCTGGGACGGACCCTGCGCAAGATTGGCCGGTGCGTCCCGCTctccccgccggcccccgccgtGCCCGTGCCCAGTGCCCGCGCATCCTCCTTTGCCTCCTCGTAG